One region of Mucilaginibacter sp. 14171R-50 genomic DNA includes:
- the rfaE1 gene encoding D-glycero-beta-D-manno-heptose-7-phosphate kinase: protein MLTDKVRKLQQSGTVPNILVIGDLMIDHYIIGDATRLSPEAPVPIVNVKNEFTTPGGAANVGQNLLALGAKVSLAGITGDDADAERLTTILTAEGINAEGIFKDSTRPTTIKTRVMAGSHQLVRVDREVTNPLNEDLQGRFLERIKTNIGQADIVVLSDYNKGLFSEALAQQLIEEAGRMGKKVVIDPKGLNYGKYKGAYIIKPNRKELAEAAKTEKITNIDELQQAARIIIKQTGAEYIVVTLSEQGMVIISELAYKLLPVKATSVFDVTGAGDTVLAAMAYFMAQGLNVEEACELANHAAAIVIRQTGSAVTTVDEILEDIEVRNSKH from the coding sequence ATGTTAACAGATAAAGTACGCAAGCTTCAGCAGTCGGGCACGGTGCCAAACATTTTGGTAATAGGCGACCTGATGATAGACCACTATATTATAGGCGATGCTACTAGGCTGTCGCCCGAAGCCCCCGTTCCTATAGTAAACGTAAAAAACGAGTTTACCACGCCCGGCGGCGCTGCTAATGTCGGACAAAATTTATTAGCGCTTGGCGCAAAAGTATCGCTGGCAGGTATTACCGGCGACGATGCGGATGCCGAACGCCTGACAACCATTTTAACGGCTGAAGGCATTAACGCTGAGGGCATTTTTAAAGACAGCACCCGCCCTACCACTATAAAAACACGCGTAATGGCGGGCAGCCACCAGTTGGTCCGCGTAGACAGGGAAGTAACTAATCCGTTAAATGAGGATTTGCAAGGCCGTTTTTTAGAGCGTATAAAAACCAACATAGGCCAGGCGGATATTGTGGTTTTGTCAGATTACAACAAAGGCCTTTTTTCTGAAGCGCTTGCCCAACAACTTATTGAAGAAGCCGGGCGCATGGGCAAAAAAGTAGTTATTGACCCTAAAGGGCTTAACTATGGCAAGTATAAAGGTGCTTATATTATAAAGCCCAACCGTAAAGAACTTGCCGAGGCGGCAAAAACAGAAAAAATTACCAATATAGATGAGTTGCAGCAGGCCGCCCGTATTATTATTAAACAAACCGGGGCCGAATATATAGTGGTAACCCTATCAGAACAAGGCATGGTTATTATCAGCGAACTGGCTTATAAACTGCTGCCTGTAAAGGCCACTTCGGTTTTTGATGTTACCGGTGCGGGCGATACCGTGCTGGCGGCAATGGCTTATTTTATGGCGCAGGGCCTAAATGTAGAAGAAGCCTGCGAACTGGCAAACCATGCCGCGGCCATCGTAATAAGGCAAACCGGCAGCGCCGTAACAACGGTTGATGAAATACTGGAAGATATAGAGGTTAGAAATTCTAAACACTAA
- a CDS encoding D-sedoheptulose 7-phosphate isomerase: MVLEELYEHRNLIQKVIEDLSGDIELACRTMVSVLKDGKKVLIAGNGGSAADAQHIAAELSGRFVKERKALPGIALTVDTSALTAIANDYGYHHVFSRQVEALAQPGDLFIGISTSGNSQGILNAFETAGKIGCKTLGLSGRDGGKMNSVCNLNIVVPSDVTARIQEMHILIGHIMCKAVDDAY; this comes from the coding sequence ATGGTACTTGAAGAATTATATGAACATCGTAATTTAATACAAAAGGTTATAGAGGACCTGTCTGGCGATATTGAATTGGCCTGTCGTACTATGGTTTCGGTATTAAAAGATGGTAAAAAGGTTTTAATTGCCGGTAACGGCGGCAGCGCCGCGGATGCACAGCATATTGCCGCCGAGCTTAGCGGTCGGTTTGTAAAAGAGCGTAAAGCCCTGCCCGGCATAGCTTTAACGGTTGATACATCTGCGCTTACGGCCATAGCTAACGATTATGGGTACCATCATGTATTCTCGCGCCAGGTTGAAGCGCTGGCCCAACCCGGCGATCTGTTTATCGGTATATCAACGAGCGGCAACAGCCAGGGTATTTTAAACGCCTTTGAAACCGCAGGTAAAATAGGTTGCAAAACACTTGGTTTATCAGGTCGGGATGGTGGTAAAATGAATAGCGTATGCAACCTGAACATCGTTGTCCCATCTGATGTTACCGCACGTATCCAGGAAATGCACATCCTTATCGGCCACATTATGTGTAAGGCTGTGGATGATGCGTATTAA
- the rfaE2 gene encoding D-glycero-beta-D-manno-heptose 1-phosphate adenylyltransferase, producing the protein MRHNLEKTLLDKITTLPLLKERIITWKSEGKKVVFTNGVFDLLHLGHITYLSKAAELGDKLVIGLNADASVKRLKGENRPVNDQNNRAALLAALFFVDAVVLFEEDTPRELITQLSPDVLVKGADYTVDNIAGAKEVLANGGEVKTITLVEGYSSTNIINKIRMVSG; encoded by the coding sequence ATGCGCCACAATCTTGAAAAAACACTTCTTGATAAAATAACCACCCTGCCGCTACTAAAGGAGCGTATTATCACCTGGAAAAGCGAGGGTAAAAAAGTTGTTTTCACAAACGGCGTATTTGATCTGCTGCACCTGGGGCATATTACTTATCTTTCCAAAGCTGCCGAACTGGGCGATAAACTGGTTATTGGTTTAAATGCCGATGCATCAGTCAAACGGTTAAAAGGCGAAAATCGCCCGGTTAATGATCAAAACAACCGCGCAGCCCTGTTAGCCGCTTTGTTTTTTGTAGATGCAGTTGTTTTATTTGAAGAGGATACCCCCCGAGAGTTAATAACACAACTATCGCCTGATGTGCTGGTAAAGGGGGCAGATTATACGGTTGACAATATTGCCGGCGCGAAAGAAGTGTTGGCCAATGGCGGCGAGGTTAAAACCATTACATTGGTTGAGGGGTATTCATCCACTAATATCATCAACAAAATAAGGATGGTGAGTGGTTAA
- a CDS encoding glycosyltransferase family 9 protein: MKILVIRFSSMGDIIYTTPVVRCLKTQLPDAEIHFITKPAFKYIYDNNPYVDKLLLLKPNLSDTIADIKSERYDYIIDLHNNLRTAIIKLRTGIKSSTYKKQTIRKWLSLKLNIKLVPPVHLVDRYLKAVAFLGVTNDGRPIDYYIKQDHQLQALLPASHQNNYVAFVIGATHFTKRMPNKKIISLCKQLNYPIVLLGGMDVKVNGDEIAAAVGNNVHNACGITTLDESVFLVSKAQSIIGFDTGLTHIAEAFDRPIVSIWGGTVPELLGVQPYMVKNAMVAGIELSCRPCSKFGLEKCPLGHFKCMYNIPEKPIATFVNII; this comes from the coding sequence ATGAAGATACTGGTAATCCGTTTCAGCTCAATGGGCGATATTATTTATACCACCCCCGTTGTGCGTTGCCTTAAAACGCAACTGCCCGATGCCGAGATACACTTTATTACCAAACCCGCATTTAAATACATTTACGATAATAACCCCTATGTTGATAAGCTACTGTTATTAAAACCAAACCTATCAGATACGATCGCCGATATCAAATCGGAGCGTTACGACTACATTATCGACCTGCACAATAACCTGCGTACCGCCATTATCAAACTACGCACCGGTATAAAATCGTCTACCTATAAAAAACAAACCATACGTAAATGGCTGAGCTTAAAGCTTAATATAAAGCTTGTGCCACCGGTACACCTTGTCGACCGTTATTTAAAGGCTGTAGCCTTTTTAGGGGTTACCAATGATGGCCGCCCGATAGATTATTATATTAAACAAGATCACCAGCTGCAGGCGCTGCTGCCAGCATCGCACCAAAACAATTATGTAGCCTTTGTTATAGGCGCTACGCACTTTACCAAACGTATGCCCAATAAAAAGATCATCAGCCTTTGCAAACAGCTTAACTATCCTATAGTATTATTAGGGGGTATGGATGTTAAGGTAAATGGCGATGAAATAGCCGCGGCGGTTGGAAACAATGTGCATAACGCCTGCGGGATAACAACGTTGGACGAATCGGTTTTCCTGGTATCAAAAGCGCAAAGTATTATCGGTTTTGATACGGGCCTTACCCACATTGCCGAAGCTTTTGATAGGCCAATTGTATCCATATGGGGCGGTACCGTACCTGAGCTGCTTGGAGTTCAGCCTTATATGGTGAAAAACGCGATGGTTGCCGGTATAGAGCTTAGCTGCCGCCCCTGTTCAAAGTTCGGGTTAGAAAAATGCCCGCTTGGTCATTTCAAATGCATGTACAATATACCGGAAAAACCCATTGCAACCTTTGTAAATATTATTTAG
- a CDS encoding porin family protein → MKKFLLFICCGFAASTAFAQAPSFGIRGGVNFAKLSASDGNITATSNSTTTFAAGVFADFKFGSVSLQPALNYMGKGGEGDDGNGGVTKIKTYYLQVPVNVVYHIPATFGQVYFGAGPYVGYGLSGKVTSTGLNVNADVTFGDGPDDIKRTDFGLDGIAGFEFSNGFILGVNYDLGLSNVTNESSFSTKNRVFGVSVGFKF, encoded by the coding sequence ATGAAAAAATTTTTACTATTCATTTGCTGCGGATTTGCAGCTTCGACAGCGTTTGCTCAAGCACCAAGTTTCGGTATCAGGGGCGGTGTAAACTTCGCTAAACTTTCTGCTTCAGACGGTAACATAACCGCTACATCCAATTCAACCACCACATTTGCTGCAGGCGTGTTTGCCGACTTTAAATTCGGTAGCGTATCATTGCAACCAGCTTTAAACTATATGGGTAAAGGTGGTGAAGGTGATGACGGTAACGGCGGCGTAACCAAAATTAAAACCTATTATCTGCAGGTTCCTGTAAATGTGGTTTATCATATACCCGCTACATTTGGCCAAGTTTATTTTGGTGCAGGCCCATATGTAGGTTATGGCTTATCAGGAAAAGTAACAAGCACCGGTTTAAATGTTAACGCAGACGTTACTTTTGGCGATGGTCCTGACGATATCAAAAGAACCGATTTTGGCTTGGATGGTATTGCCGGCTTTGAATTTAGCAACGGTTTTATTCTTGGCGTTAACTACGATCTTGGCTTATCTAACGTAACCAATGAAAGTTCATTTTCAACAAAAAACCGTGTATTCGGTGTTTCTGTAGGATTTAAATTCTAA
- a CDS encoding histidine phosphatase family protein, giving the protein MKKLLLIRHAKATHESGYSDFERPLTDKGFKQCELMAARLIAAGIKPGMMMASPALRTLSTANVFSQVLGLQQAITNKDIYDASENTLLKVISELPNDKDYVAIVGHNPGISQVLYYLSGAIKEVPPCAVALIEFDADSWQELFEGSGKLVHYDTPNKA; this is encoded by the coding sequence ATGAAAAAACTATTGTTGATTCGCCATGCCAAAGCCACACACGAAAGCGGGTATAGCGACTTTGAGAGGCCCCTCACCGACAAGGGCTTTAAGCAATGCGAATTGATGGCTGCCAGGTTAATTGCCGCGGGTATAAAACCCGGGATGATGATGGCAAGCCCCGCCCTGCGTACTTTATCAACAGCAAATGTTTTTAGCCAGGTGTTAGGCTTGCAGCAAGCCATCACCAACAAAGATATTTATGATGCCAGCGAAAACACACTGTTAAAGGTGATAAGCGAACTGCCCAATGATAAAGACTACGTCGCCATTGTGGGCCATAACCCCGGTATAAGCCAGGTACTTTATTATTTAAGCGGTGCTATAAAAGAGGTACCGCCTTGCGCGGTAGCGCTAATTGAATTTGATGCAGATAGCTGGCAAGAACTTTTTGAAGGAAGCGGCAAACTTGTTCATTACGATACGCCGAACAAGGCTTAA
- the dprA gene encoding DNA-processing protein DprA, with translation MSLQHQVALTFIKSIGCTHAKSLVAHAGSAENVFKTPKAKFLKISGIGEKIIKQIDFDDALRKAEQELKFLDKNNIDVIFYTDSRYPRRLKGCHDSPVLLYSRGNANLNPYHCVSIVGTRNATDYGRQLCRQLVEELQQYNVLVVSGLALGIDVAAHKECLKQGVPTVGVLGHGLDKLYPHQNKGTAEKMLENGGLLSEYPSGTIPDRENFPQRNRIVAGMADATIVVEAGLKGGALITAEIANSYNRDVFAFPGRLGDEYSEGCNFLIRNNKAALLTCVADLAYSLGWEKNTDIKAAPEQLLLPIDLSAEERAVYEIIRQHNQALAIDDLAIKANMPMSQLAMTLLDMELQGFIRSLPGKMYKVN, from the coding sequence ATGTCGTTACAACACCAGGTTGCCTTAACATTTATTAAAAGTATTGGCTGTACCCATGCCAAAAGCCTTGTAGCGCATGCGGGCAGTGCGGAAAATGTGTTTAAAACGCCAAAGGCTAAATTTCTTAAGATATCCGGCATAGGCGAAAAAATTATCAAGCAGATAGATTTTGACGATGCCTTGCGCAAAGCCGAACAGGAGTTAAAATTCCTCGACAAGAATAACATCGACGTAATATTTTATACAGATAGCCGCTATCCGCGGCGGCTAAAGGGCTGTCATGATTCGCCGGTTTTACTATATAGCAGGGGCAATGCTAACCTAAACCCATACCATTGCGTAAGCATTGTTGGTACGCGCAACGCTACCGATTATGGCAGGCAGCTTTGCAGGCAACTGGTTGAAGAATTGCAGCAATACAACGTGTTGGTAGTAAGTGGCCTTGCCCTGGGCATTGATGTCGCCGCCCACAAAGAATGCCTTAAACAGGGTGTACCTACGGTTGGCGTGTTAGGTCACGGGCTTGATAAATTATACCCGCATCAAAACAAAGGCACCGCCGAAAAGATGCTGGAGAATGGCGGTTTGTTGAGCGAATATCCATCGGGCACTATCCCCGACAGGGAAAATTTTCCGCAGCGTAACCGTATAGTGGCAGGTATGGCCGATGCTACCATTGTGGTAGAGGCAGGGCTAAAAGGTGGCGCGCTAATAACCGCCGAAATAGCTAACAGCTATAATCGCGACGTGTTCGCGTTTCCGGGAAGGCTGGGGGATGAGTATTCTGAAGGCTGCAACTTTCTGATTCGCAATAATAAAGCGGCTTTGCTTACCTGCGTTGCGGACCTGGCTTACAGCCTAGGTTGGGAAAAGAACACTGACATTAAAGCTGCACCCGAGCAATTATTGTTACCAATAGACCTATCGGCTGAGGAACGGGCGGTGTACGAAATTATCAGGCAGCATAACCAGGCACTTGCAATTGACGATTTGGCCATTAAGGCAAATATGCCCATGAGCCAGCTGGCTATGACGTTGCTGGATATGGAGTTGCAAGGCTTTATCCGCTCGCTTCCGGGTAAGATGTATAAGGTGAATTAA
- a CDS encoding BlaI/MecI/CopY family transcriptional regulator, translating into MKLKELTKAEEQIMQILWQLNEAIVKDILEKIPEPKPAYNTVSTVVRVLEGKGFVDHKAYGNSHVYFPLISEDDYKKFTFDKLMSNYFDNSYKSLVSFIADEKNLGLKELDELTELINKLKSQKK; encoded by the coding sequence ATGAAACTTAAAGAACTGACCAAAGCTGAAGAACAGATCATGCAGATACTGTGGCAATTGAACGAAGCGATAGTGAAGGATATCCTGGAAAAGATCCCCGAGCCCAAGCCCGCTTATAACACGGTATCAACGGTTGTGCGCGTGCTGGAAGGAAAAGGGTTTGTAGATCATAAAGCCTACGGCAACTCGCACGTTTATTTCCCGCTCATCAGCGAGGATGATTATAAAAAATTTACGTTTGATAAACTGATGAGCAATTATTTTGATAACTCCTACAAAAGCCTGGTATCGTTCATAGCCGACGAAAAAAACCTGGGCCTTAAAGAACTTGATGAACTTACAGAACTGATCAACAAACTAAAATCTCAAAAAAAATGA